The Streptomyces vinaceus genome contains the following window.
CTCCCTGGGCTTCGACGTATCCCTCCAGGAGATCTTCGGGGCGCTGCTCAGCGGTGGCTCGCTGGTCCTCGTCGGCGAGGAACACCGGCAGGACCCGTTGGCGCTCTTGGAACTGATGGCCCGGGAGCGGGTCCAGCGCGTCTACCTGTCGCCGGCCTACCTGCGGCAGCTGGCCCGCACAGGGGTGCAGGAGCCGGCCCTCACCAGCCGGCTGGCGCTGACCGAGATCGTCGCCGCGGGCGAGCCGCTGCGCCTGACCGAGGACGTCCGGCGGTTCATCGCAATGCTGGGGGGCACGATCCTGGAGAACCAGTACGGCCCCTCCGAGACCCACCAGGCCACCGCCTGCACCCTGACCGGGAGCCTGGACGAGTGGCCCGACAGTCCGCCCCTGGGTCGGCTCCTTCCCGGCGTGCGCGGCCATGTCCTGGACGAGCACCTCGACCCCGTGCCGGACGGCGAGTCAGGCGAGCTGCACATCGCGGGCACCGGAGTCAGCCGGGGATACCTGGGCCGTCCCGACCTGACGGCGGAGAGATTCCTGCCGGACCCGTACGGCCCGCCGGGCAGCCGCATGTACCGCACCGGCGACTTGGTCCGGTTCGACGCCGCCACCGGCCGGCTGGAATTCATTGGGCGGATCGACGGCCAGGTGAAGATCCGCGGGCACCGGGTCGAGCCGTCCGAGGTCGATGCTGCCCTTGCCGCGCACCCGGACATCCGGGAAGCAGTGACCGTCCCCCGGCAATCAGCCGAGGGAACCTGGCAGTTGACTGCGTACTTCGTGGTGGGACGGGGCCGCACACCGCCCGGCCGCGCCGCCCTGCGGGAGTTCCTCGCACAGCGGCTCCCCTCGTACATGCTGCCCGGCACGATGGTGCGGATCCCCGCGCTTCCCCTCAACAACAACGGCAAAGTGGACCGGGCCGCCCTGCCCCGACCGGACGAACTGCCCGACGCGGACGTCGAGCTCGTCCCCCCGCAGAACCCCCAGCAGGAGGTCATCCAAAGGATCTGGGCGGAGGTCCTGGAACGCCGGCGGATCGGGATCGACGACTCCTTCCTCGACCTGGGCGGCGACTCCCTGCGCGCCATGCAGATCGTCTCGCGCGTCCGCCATGCCTTCGGCGTGGACCTGGGGGTCCGCGCCCTGTTCGACGCCCCCACCGTGCGTGCTCTCGCGCAGGCGGTGGAGCAGGCCGTGATCGCGGAGATCACCGCCGTGCAGGCCGCCGACCTCTGAGACCGGTCCGCGGCGCCCGCGGACGTTCGACCCATGGCACCACAGGTACCCGACACAACTTCCCCACAAGGAGTGAATCCGTCATGTCCGAAACGGGCCACGCGGCCGGCAGCGGCAAGGTCGTGCGCAACGCGCTCGACCGGTACTTCGAGGAGATCCGTACCGCAGCACGCACGGTGGAAGGTGAACGGACCAGCCCGGCCGACATCCCCCTGGAGCTCACCGGGAAGCCTGCCGCCTTCGCCGCGTTCACCGAGGTCACCGATGTCGGACTCACCCGGGTGGACCAGCGGACCCACATCCTCGACCTGATGCGCAACCCGGGTGCCAGGACCACCAAGACCATGGCCTCGCTGCTCATGATCGCCCGTGCCGCCGCCCACATCCGCCGCACCGGCGAGCGAATCATGCTGTTCACCCCGACATCAGGCAACAAGGGAACGGCCCTGCGCGATGCCGTGGCCAGGGCCCACGCGACCGGGTTGGCCACCCCCGACGAGCTGCGCATCGTCATGCTCGCCCCCGAGGCCTCGCGCAACAAGCTCCGCGACTGCGCACTGACCGGGGACCAGGCGCTGCGCACGGCCAACCCGGTGGTCCTCGCCAAGGTCGAGCGCCCTGCCGACGTCAAGCAGCTGAGCAGCGAGGTGGTGCAGCGGCACACCGCGGAGATCCTCGACACCACGGGCTTCCGCCTCTGGTACACCCTGGACCTGGACAACTACCGCATCGCCGACGCGGTCCGCGCCTTCGTCGAAGCGGAACTCCTGCCCATCACCGCCGACTCCGCACCGCGGGTGCACGTCCACGCGGTTTCCAGCGCCTTCGGGCTCCTCGGTTACCACCTGGGCCACCGGCTGCTCACCGAGGGACTGCCCGGGTACGCAGCACCCGCCCGACACCCCGGCTTCCACCTGGTCCAGCAGCTCGCCACGGCCGACATGGTGACCAGCCTGCTCGGCACGAAGGTCCCGGACTACACCTACGACGCGACGACCGGCTTGTGGCAGCAGGACGCGGTTGCGGAGTTCCCGGCCGTCACCGACGACCCCCGGGAGGTGATCGACCCGACCTTCTACACCAAGGAGCCGCCCACCCGCACGCAGATCAACGACATCGTCGCCCGCCACGGCGGCGGCGGGATCGTGGTCTCCCGCCGAGAGTGCCTTGAGCACTTCGACCAGGTCCGGGCGCTCGCCGCCGTCGCAGGCATCGAGATCGCCGCCGATCCGACCCTGATCCGTGAATGGTCGCTCGTCAAGGCGCTCACCGGTGTTCTCCTCTCCCGGGAGCGGGGCCTTCTGGGCCCTGACACCGACGTCGTGGTCCACGGCTCCGGCTACTACAGCGACGAACTCGTGCCCGCCCTGCGCGAGGACCACCTCACCCGGGTCGGCACCGTCGACGACCTCGCGCGCGCCGTCCTCGCGGCCGCCCACGCCTAGCCGCCGCCCATCGGAGCCGACAGTGATGCACCCAGAGACGACGAAGCACTCCGTCCGGGCAGCGGAAGGGGAACGGTGCGGCTGCGTCCCCAGCCCGAACCGGAGCGCGGTGAGGCGCCGGTGATCCCGCCGAACTGGCGCTATGCCTGGAACAACAGCGGCGGTTCGCTCGTCCTCCGGGCGCACGGGATGGCCGCTGCCGCCGCCCGGCCGTCCGTCACGGTGTCCAGGCCCGCCGGCCGGGGTCCGACCGTGGCGTACGGCGGGCTGGCTGCCGGGCTCACGCACGTCCTGCCCTTCCTCGAACAACGCCGGGGCACCGGTTCGGAGCACAGCACCTGCCGCACCACCTGGTCGGAGCTGGCAGGTGGCCGGGCCGCACCCGATGCGGACCTGCTCGCGGTCGGAGTGCTGCAGCACGCCGCCCCGCGTCGGCCGCCCCGGCATTGCCTGGTGCTGCCCTTCCGGATCAACCTGTCGGTGCTGGTGGGCCCCGATCCGCAAGAGGCCGTCCGGCGGCTCTCGCGCAAGGCCCGCCAACAGTACGCACGGGAGCTCAAGGCTCGCTCCCGCACCCTCGAAGTCGCCCCGTCGGAAGCCGACTTCCATGCCTTCTACGACGGCATGCACCGTCCGACGATGCAGAACAGGCACCGCGACGCCGCCCGCTCGGAGGAGCGGCGGAGCGCCCTGGTCTGCCTCTTCCGGCGGGGCGTGCTGTTCTTCCTCTGCGAGTCGGGCCGGCGCGTGGCGGGCATGTTGTGCCGCCTCGAAGGAGACACCCTGGTCGTCCGGCTGGCCGGCGTCGAGGCGGGCGGTGAGGAGCCCTACCGTTCGGGCACCTACACGGCTCTGTACGTGCTGATCCTCCAGTGGGCTGCCGAACAGGGCCTGACCAGGGTCGACCTCTCCGGATGCGAGCCGTTCCTGAGCAAGGGCATCTTCCAGTTCAAACGCAAGATGCACCCCGAAGTCAGCCTTCCCGAGAACCACTTCCGAGAGAAGCGGCTGGTGCTGCGGGTCAGGAGCGACACCCCGGAGGTGCGGGACTTCCTGACGGCCAACCCCCTGCTGGAACTCCACGGGGGTGGCCTGCAGGCCGTCTATTTCCACGACGCGGAGCGCCCGGCCCGCAAGGACCTGCGCTGGGAATGCCCGGGCGTGGACGGCCACCGGACCGTCGACCTGGACGAATTCCTCGTCGACCTGCCCCGGTCCCGCCCCCCGAGCCCCTCCCCGCAGCCCGCACACCCCTGATCCCCACCCGCTTCGCTGATCCCCGAGACCGACCCGAACCGCCAACAAGGAGTCCACAGATGTGCGGCATCGCCGGCTGGATCGACTTCGACCGCGATCTCACCACCGAACGCCCGACGGTGGAGGCCATGACCGGAACCCTGCACCGACGCGGTCCCGACGCCGCGGGCACCTGGCTCGCGCCCCACGCCGCCCTGGGCCACCGGCGACTGGCCATCGTCGACCTGGAGGGCGGCGTCCAGCCCATGACCGCCCGGCGGCCGGGCAGCGAGGCTCCCGTCGTACTCACCTACAGCGGTGAGCTGTACAACTTCCGTGAGCTGCGCGACCACCTCCGCTCCCGCGGCCACCGGTTCACCACCGCCTCCGACACGGAGGTCGTCCTGCGCGCCTACCTGGAGTGGGGCACCGGCTTCGTGGACCGCCTCACCGGCATGTTCGCCTTCGCGATATGGGACGCCGCCCGGGAGGAACTGCTACTGGTCCGCGACCGGCTGGGCGTCAAGCCGCTCTACTACCACGCGTACCGGGGCGGGGTCCTGTTCGCCTCGGAGCCGAAGGCGATCCTGGCCAACCCGCTCTTCACCGCGCGCACCAGCGAGGACAAGCTCCCCATCCTCTTCAACCCTCGGCTCGCCATGCCCTGGGAGACGCCCTACACCGACCTCCGTCAGGTGCAGCCCGGGCACCTGGTCAGGGTGGACCGCTCGGGCGCGCACGAGGCGCCGTACTGGCGGCTGGTCAGCCAGGAGCACGGCGACGACGAGGACACCACCGTGCGCCGGGTACGCGATCTCCTGGAGCAGACAGTCGCCGAGCAGATGGTGGCGGACGTACCCCTGTGCACCCTGCTCTCCGGCGGCCTGGACTCCTCGGCGGTCACCGCCCTGGGCGCCCGGCACCATGCGAAGGGCCTGCGGTCCTTCTCGGTGGACTTCGAGGGGGCGGCCGACGACTTCCGCGCCACCGCGCTGCGTCCCGAGCAGGACACGCCGTTCGCACTGGCCGCCGCTGCGCACATCGGAGTCGACCACACCTCGATCCTCCTGGACCCGGCGGCCCTGGCCGGCGTGGTCCCGGACGCGCTGGCGGCCCGCGACCTGCCGAGCCTCGGCCAGTTCGACGCGTCCATGTACCTGCTCTTCCAGGCGATCCGGGAGCATTCCACCGTCGCGCTCTCGGGGGAGGCCGCCGACGAGGTCTTCGGTGGATACCCCTGGTTCTTCGACCGGGACACCGTGTGGGGCGACACGTTCCCCTGGCTCGGCAACGCACCCAGGCTGACCGACTGCCTGGCACCCGACGTCCGGGCCCGGATCCGGCCCGAGGACGACGAGCGGGACCGCTACGCCACGATGCGCGCCCGCGTTCCGCGGCTGACCGGGGAGTCCGGGCTGCAGGCCCGGATGCGCGAGGTGCTCTTCCTCAGCCTGCAGGGCCCGCTGCTGTACCTGCTGGACCGCAAGGACCGGATGAGTATGGCCGTGGGGCTGGAGGTGCGGGTGCCGTTCTGCGACCACACGCTGCTGGAGTACGTGTGGAACGTGCCGTGGAAGATGAAGGTGGCGGACGGACGGGAGAAGAGCCTGTTGCGCGCGGCAGTTGCCGACCTCCTCCCGCAGGAGGTGCTGCAGCGCCGTAAGAGCGCCTTCCCCGCCACCTTCTCGCCGGCCCATGCAAGGGCCGTGCGTGCCGCGCTCGACGGAGTGCTCGACGACAGCTCCTCGCCGCTCGCCGGACGTCTGGATGTGACCAAGGTACGTGAACTCGCCTCGGGAAGCGGCCAGATGATGACCATGGCCGACAACCTGCACCTGCTGTTGCCACTCATCGAGGTGGACCGCTGGATGCGTGCCTACGACGTGAGCTTCACGTCCTGACCCACTCGGGAGACCGATGATGAGCAGCGCGGCATCCGTCCTGCGCACGCTGGCCGAGGAGTTCTGGGTGTGGCGGGAGGCCACACAGCCCGACTGCTACGACGACCTCAACCGGGTCGAGCGCCCGGATGGCTGGATCCCGGACTGGTCGCCGGAGGCGGTTGCCGGTCGCAGCCGTGCGCTGTCCGGATTCGCCGTTCGCCACCGTGCCCTCGACCTGTCGGCCGAGCCCGTGGCGGTGCAGGTGGACGGGGAACTGATCGGATCGGCGCTCGCCCGGGTCCACTGGGAGCTGCACCTGCTGCGGGACTGGCAGCTCAATCCGGGTTTCTACCTCGACCAGGCCCTGCTGCCGGTCTACCAGGAGCTGCTGCGGCCGGACGCCACGGCGCAACCCCGGGCGCGCGTGGTGGCGGGCCGACTGGCACGGGTGCCCGAGATACTCGCCCAGGGCCGGCTCAACCTGGCCGGACACGCCGCCGCACCGCTTGCCGAGTACGCGTTGCGGCTGCTCGGCACAGCGGCCGAGGCGCTGGGGACGGCGGTCGCCGCTCTCGCGGCGCCGCAGCCGGCGGCCCTGGCAGCCGACCTGCAGACCGCGTCGAGCGACGCCCGGCGGGCGCTGTGCGACTACCGGACGTGGCTCCAGGACGCGCTGCCCGGTTTCACCGGGGCGTTCAGTCCGGGCCCCGAGGCGTTCCGTTTCTTCCTCCACCGGGTCGCACTGCTGCCCTGGTCGGCGGAGCAACTGCGCGACCTGGGCCGCCGGGAGTACGCCCGTGCGGCAGCCGCCGAGCTCGTGCTGCACCGACACGGGGAGCCGACCGCGCCGCCGCCGTTCGCGGACACGGCGGCGCAAGTCGAGCGGCAGCGGCAGGACGAGCTGGACGTACGGGCGTTCCTGCGGAAGGAGCGCATCGTCGACCTGCCCGACAGCCTGCGCCACTACCGCAACCTGGCCGTGCCACCCCACCTGGAGCCGCTGACCTGGCTCGGCGTCCAGCACCACACGGCCGCCCGGGCCAGGTGGGACGAGGACGCGGTGCGCTACGTTCCCGAACCCCGGCCCGACCTGCCCTACTTCCAGCTTGCCGAGGCGCGCGACCCGCGGGTGGGCATCGTCCACGAAGGGGTCCACGCCTGGCAGCTGGCCCTCTCGGCGGCGCACGACAACCCGGTTCGACGCCACTATTACGACTCGGCCGCGAACGAGGGCGTCGCCTTCCACACCGAGGAACTCACCCTCCTCGCAGGTCTGTTCGACGACGCCCCGGTCAGCCGGCGGTTCATCGTGAACGCCATGCGGCTGCGTGCCCTGCGGGTGGACATCGACCTCGGGCTGGCTCAGGGCGAGCTGACCCTGGACGAGGCGGCCGGCCGGCTGGCCGACCTGGTCCCGATGGACCGCGGGACGGCGTGGGAAGAGACCGCCTTCTACGCCGGCCGGCCGGGGCTGGGCCTGAGCTACCTGGCTGGGAAGGCGCAAGTTCTCGACCTGCTGACGTCCTGTGAGCGGCGGGACGGGAAGTCCTTCAGCCTGACTTCCTTCCACGAGCGGCTGTGGCGGGAGGGCAACGTGCCGCTGGCGCTGCAGCGCTGGGAGCTCCTCGGCACCACCGATCACCTGGATCGGGCGAGACGGCTGGGCGGCCCGGCGGCCGAACCTCTCGGCACAGGCGCGACCGACACGTGACAGATTCCCGAGGAGATTGACATGCTCACTGAAGCACTCACGACCGAACGCGTGGACGGCTCGGTGTCCGCCGTGCACGACGCGCTGACGGCGAACGGCCTGGGCCCGTACTTCGGCACCCCGTGCGGTGTCCTGGCCCCCCTGCTCTCGCTGCTGGAGAGGGGCGGGGACTACCACGTCGTCGCGCGCGAGGACAACGCCGTCGGGGTCGCCGCGGGGGCGAGCCTGGCGGGGGCCTGCCCGGTCGTGCTGATGCAGAACTCCGGCCTCGGCCAGTCGGTCAACGCGCTGGCCTCGCTGGTCGTTCCGTACCGGATCCCCATGCTGCTCATCATCAGCATGCGGGGGACGGCGCCGGACACGACCACCGAGAACCTGGCGATGGGACGGCTCACCGGGCCGGTCCTGGAAGGCCTCGGTATCGGATACGAGTACCTGACCGGAGCGGGCGCCGAGCGGCAGCT
Protein-coding sequences here:
- a CDS encoding DUF6002 family protein, whose protein sequence is MSETGHAAGSGKVVRNALDRYFEEIRTAARTVEGERTSPADIPLELTGKPAAFAAFTEVTDVGLTRVDQRTHILDLMRNPGARTTKTMASLLMIARAAAHIRRTGERIMLFTPTSGNKGTALRDAVARAHATGLATPDELRIVMLAPEASRNKLRDCALTGDQALRTANPVVLAKVERPADVKQLSSEVVQRHTAEILDTTGFRLWYTLDLDNYRIADAVRAFVEAELLPITADSAPRVHVHAVSSAFGLLGYHLGHRLLTEGLPGYAAPARHPGFHLVQQLATADMVTSLLGTKVPDYTYDATTGLWQQDAVAEFPAVTDDPREVIDPTFYTKEPPTRTQINDIVARHGGGGIVVSRRECLEHFDQVRALAAVAGIEIAADPTLIREWSLVKALTGVLLSRERGLLGPDTDVVVHGSGYYSDELVPALREDHLTRVGTVDDLARAVLAAAHA
- a CDS encoding DUF885 family protein, with translation MSSAASVLRTLAEEFWVWREATQPDCYDDLNRVERPDGWIPDWSPEAVAGRSRALSGFAVRHRALDLSAEPVAVQVDGELIGSALARVHWELHLLRDWQLNPGFYLDQALLPVYQELLRPDATAQPRARVVAGRLARVPEILAQGRLNLAGHAAAPLAEYALRLLGTAAEALGTAVAALAAPQPAALAADLQTASSDARRALCDYRTWLQDALPGFTGAFSPGPEAFRFFLHRVALLPWSAEQLRDLGRREYARAAAAELVLHRHGEPTAPPPFADTAAQVERQRQDELDVRAFLRKERIVDLPDSLRHYRNLAVPPHLEPLTWLGVQHHTAARARWDEDAVRYVPEPRPDLPYFQLAEARDPRVGIVHEGVHAWQLALSAAHDNPVRRHYYDSAANEGVAFHTEELTLLAGLFDDAPVSRRFIVNAMRLRALRVDIDLGLAQGELTLDEAAGRLADLVPMDRGTAWEETAFYAGRPGLGLSYLAGKAQVLDLLTSCERRDGKSFSLTSFHERLWREGNVPLALQRWELLGTTDHLDRARRLGGPAAEPLGTGATDT
- a CDS encoding non-ribosomal peptide synthetase; the protein is MDIIERFEAQARRDPGSLAILAGQIRLRYGELDAKANRLAHALRSRGAGPETVVGICMSRRAEAFVSMLAALKTGAAFQPLDPGHPAARLAESLEASGALLLLTERALADAFRGAPLPVLPYEDLDPELAGHPPTRPERLLPEQALRCVIFTSGSTGRPKGIGLTSASIANVADWAVSRLAGPQVFLQFTSLGFDVSLQEIFGALLSGGSLVLVGEEHRQDPLALLELMARERVQRVYLSPAYLRQLARTGVQEPALTSRLALTEIVAAGEPLRLTEDVRRFIAMLGGTILENQYGPSETHQATACTLTGSLDEWPDSPPLGRLLPGVRGHVLDEHLDPVPDGESGELHIAGTGVSRGYLGRPDLTAERFLPDPYGPPGSRMYRTGDLVRFDAATGRLEFIGRIDGQVKIRGHRVEPSEVDAALAAHPDIREAVTVPRQSAEGTWQLTAYFVVGRGRTPPGRAALREFLAQRLPSYMLPGTMVRIPALPLNNNGKVDRAALPRPDELPDADVELVPPQNPQQEVIQRIWAEVLERRRIGIDDSFLDLGGDSLRAMQIVSRVRHAFGVDLGVRALFDAPTVRALAQAVEQAVIAEITAVQAADL
- the asnB gene encoding asparagine synthase (glutamine-hydrolyzing) produces the protein MCGIAGWIDFDRDLTTERPTVEAMTGTLHRRGPDAAGTWLAPHAALGHRRLAIVDLEGGVQPMTARRPGSEAPVVLTYSGELYNFRELRDHLRSRGHRFTTASDTEVVLRAYLEWGTGFVDRLTGMFAFAIWDAAREELLLVRDRLGVKPLYYHAYRGGVLFASEPKAILANPLFTARTSEDKLPILFNPRLAMPWETPYTDLRQVQPGHLVRVDRSGAHEAPYWRLVSQEHGDDEDTTVRRVRDLLEQTVAEQMVADVPLCTLLSGGLDSSAVTALGARHHAKGLRSFSVDFEGAADDFRATALRPEQDTPFALAAAAHIGVDHTSILLDPAALAGVVPDALAARDLPSLGQFDASMYLLFQAIREHSTVALSGEAADEVFGGYPWFFDRDTVWGDTFPWLGNAPRLTDCLAPDVRARIRPEDDERDRYATMRARVPRLTGESGLQARMREVLFLSLQGPLLYLLDRKDRMSMAVGLEVRVPFCDHTLLEYVWNVPWKMKVADGREKSLLRAAVADLLPQEVLQRRKSAFPATFSPAHARAVRAALDGVLDDSSSPLAGRLDVTKVRELASGSGQMMTMADNLHLLLPLIEVDRWMRAYDVSFTS
- a CDS encoding GNAT family N-acetyltransferase; translated protein: MRLRPQPEPERGEAPVIPPNWRYAWNNSGGSLVLRAHGMAAAAARPSVTVSRPAGRGPTVAYGGLAAGLTHVLPFLEQRRGTGSEHSTCRTTWSELAGGRAAPDADLLAVGVLQHAAPRRPPRHCLVLPFRINLSVLVGPDPQEAVRRLSRKARQQYARELKARSRTLEVAPSEADFHAFYDGMHRPTMQNRHRDAARSEERRSALVCLFRRGVLFFLCESGRRVAGMLCRLEGDTLVVRLAGVEAGGEEPYRSGTYTALYVLILQWAAEQGLTRVDLSGCEPFLSKGIFQFKRKMHPEVSLPENHFREKRLVLRVRSDTPEVRDFLTANPLLELHGGGLQAVYFHDAERPARKDLRWECPGVDGHRTVDLDEFLVDLPRSRPPSPSPQPAHP
- a CDS encoding thiamine pyrophosphate-binding protein — its product is MLTEALTTERVDGSVSAVHDALTANGLGPYFGTPCGVLAPLLSLLERGGDYHVVAREDNAVGVAAGASLAGACPVVLMQNSGLGQSVNALASLVVPYRIPMLLIISMRGTAPDTTTENLAMGRLTGPVLEGLGIGYEYLTGAGAERQLAKAATVVREKRLPCALLVRPDEFAWKV